One archaeon BMS3Bbin15 DNA segment encodes these proteins:
- a CDS encoding thiamine monophosphate kinase gives MDIEGFVKRRIENGMEKERIIQELVEAISEFKNWDYEKRKAFAGEVIAEAEISENYKDRGELIEMILSTHETDVKMGEFGVGSRGEGDFFVHRKIAEIIEETGAIVGPKEQDDAGVVRAGKSYITVAVDGMHSRLSDFPFLAGFHASRATLRDIYVMGSRPVALTSDLHLSDDGDVGKLFDFTAGVSLVGELTSTPLVAGSTLRVGGDMVFGSRLVAGVGAVGVSEEMPKARKNAEAGDVILVAEGYGGGTISTIAIYHGFYDVVRETLNVDFMLACNALMESRYFPEVHSLIDITNGGLRGDAHEISTTSNKKLVFYESEIYKTVNPRVLKMLEELEIDPLGISTDALMIILPEDYSKDILKTLEGVAKIYEVGRVEKGSGVYMESEKKLKKLESKFREASYTKVKKFIGESYPEEFDNMKDRIEKSVELTLQKKKMIKEFIIRR, from the coding sequence ATGGATATCGAGGGCTTTGTAAAGAGAAGAATTGAGAATGGCATGGAAAAGGAGAGGATTATTCAGGAGCTGGTAGAGGCAATATCTGAGTTCAAAAACTGGGACTATGAAAAAAGAAAAGCTTTTGCGGGAGAAGTTATAGCTGAGGCTGAAATATCTGAGAATTACAAAGATAGGGGAGAGCTTATTGAGATGATTCTATCCACTCATGAAACAGATGTCAAAATGGGAGAATTTGGAGTAGGTTCAAGAGGCGAGGGTGACTTTTTTGTTCACAGAAAGATAGCAGAAATTATAGAAGAAACCGGTGCAATTGTAGGCCCGAAGGAGCAAGATGACGCAGGTGTTGTCAGGGCAGGTAAAAGCTATATAACTGTGGCTGTGGATGGAATGCATTCAAGGCTTAGCGACTTCCCTTTTCTTGCTGGCTTTCATGCTTCGAGAGCAACACTAAGGGACATCTATGTTATGGGGTCAAGGCCAGTTGCTCTTACCAGTGACCTTCATCTCAGCGATGACGGCGATGTTGGAAAGCTCTTTGACTTCACAGCGGGCGTTAGCCTTGTGGGAGAACTTACATCAACACCCCTTGTTGCTGGTAGCACCCTCAGAGTTGGGGGAGATATGGTCTTTGGCTCCCGTCTTGTTGCAGGAGTCGGAGCGGTTGGAGTCTCGGAAGAAATGCCAAAAGCAAGGAAGAATGCAGAAGCTGGGGATGTTATACTCGTAGCAGAGGGATACGGAGGGGGAACAATCAGCACAATAGCAATATACCATGGCTTCTATGATGTTGTCAGAGAAACCCTGAATGTGGATTTTATGCTTGCCTGCAATGCTCTGATGGAATCAAGATATTTCCCTGAAGTTCATTCCCTTATAGACATAACCAATGGCGGGCTTAGAGGGGATGCTCACGAAATTTCAACAACATCAAATAAAAAACTGGTATTTTATGAATCCGAAATTTATAAAACAGTAAACCCCAGAGTCCTCAAAATGCTGGAAGAGCTTGAGATTGACCCTCTCGGAATTTCAACAGATGCACTGATGATAATTCTGCCTGAAGATTACAGTAAGGATATTTTAAAAACTCTTGAAGGTGTGGCAAAAATTTATGAGGTTGGCAGAGTAGAAAAAGGCAGTGGAGTTTATATGGAGTCAGAGAAAAAGCTGAAGAAGCTTGAATCAAAATTCAGGGAAGCTTCTTACACAAAGGTTAAAAAGTTCATAGGTGAAAGTTATCCTGAAGAGTTTGATAATATGAAAGATAGAATCGAAAAATCTGTAGAATTAACTCTGCAAAAGAAGAAAATGATTAAAGAATTTATTATAAGGAGGTAG